TCGTCGTCTTCCTGGTTCTGGTACAGCCAAATGACCGTGGTTTTCGTTTCGTCCTCGCGGAACAGGCCGACGCTGCGCCCGTGGGCGTTGATCGATTCCACGACGGTGAAGTTGCCGCGGGAACCGGCTCTCCAGCTCGAAAGCAACGGCTCCAGGGAGACGACCCCGATCAGCACCGCGATCAGCGCCGGGACCGCCCAGACCAGCCGCGGCGACGCGAGCGCGTCACGCAAGCTTTCCACGACCCGCTCGCGCCGGGAGCGCCGCTCCGCGATCCTGCCCGCAACCGCGCGCCAGAAGGGGTCGAACGCGGGGCGCGGCGCCCGATCGCGGAGCACGCTCCGGAGCGATGCGTTCAGCCTTTCCAGCCGCCGCCGCTCCGCCTGGCACGCCACGCACTCTTCCAGGTGCGCA
The sequence above is a segment of the Candidatus Zixiibacteriota bacterium genome. Coding sequences within it:
- a CDS encoding zf-HC2 domain-containing protein; this encodes MTACENTRELLGAWLDGEIGGAQGESVRAHLEECVACQAERRRLERLNASLRSVLRDRAPRPAFDPFWRAVAGRIAERRSRRERVVESLRDALASPRLVWAVPALIAVLIGVVSLEPLLSSWRAGSRGNFTVVESINAHGRSVGLFREDETKTTVIWLYQNQEDDDEAPVENSDASPAF